A section of the Citrus sinensis cultivar Valencia sweet orange chromosome 8, DVS_A1.0, whole genome shotgun sequence genome encodes:
- the LOC102628277 gene encoding uncharacterized protein LOC102628277 isoform X1: MSDHVVQSDHDSDGTAKESLHFHQSAWMSHWMHSSCKPKSQGLDMLSRGCPYREDRNSQQLGPEIPPKISKSAKSTREFSESRIDTVNAMNESLKLVSDKFSKGRSESQSFPKFILSQNRDTVMAPRNVTTGNGVVYEMGTSSGGGHFQHEGIPGNLEQQVKSPAESLHQKSSAVSPSFQHDVGSSSKIVPRRYDSGKSPVHSFIWQQEELNQPSQLVTSKEHWKNTKFQSYSESLVDEKKISHSLDFRRSGTAPSRQNNMPLLLHDPSVSNNQLPVVVGKQCENLQNRHGNRSFPNWSSHSESNKLGKLLHDFFSVRRIAGSLPDVDTMGICTTVDSVGQLSGHPSKFSQMTHHFMITKETGVNLLEGGEMFRDSTFSTNIKGKMLNEFFSLSPGFGFRVQHGVKLQPLESSTDSKGIEDFGDVKTSTVCLQNESPAETDTMDMDVFQKDHFSCVVSSPITEITKGAQVSSTSQAVLAPSTEETSGRLPNTELPDINEELPTVLAVASSADDRETSTSRTQSLDVDHLLSDAEPPTHSKSIAFRGGHIELDPSIRWVKRLKLSASDTYAHSTKNSKMEEASSHEKVNKSFSKIVKCGMTSSEPTIGKWPGLGKEAMVLDQTAGLLRNDESFSTEYVRMTQDVTPLNPWIRRWCHQRDLSTKKNNESLVCQPQSSNASLAELRKKQFPSIAAMALMGKALNSFQPFEFRKRGTYVVWNT; the protein is encoded by the exons ATGTCTGATCATGTTGTACAGTCAGATCATGATAGTGATGGAACGGCTAAAGAGTCTTTGCATTTTCACCAGTCTGCTTGGATGTCTCATTGGATGCACTCTAGTTGTAAGCCCAAAAGCCAGGGTCTTGATATGTTGTCGCGCGGCTGTCCGTACAGGGAAGACAGGAACAGTCAGCAGCTTGGCCCTGAGATACCACccaaaatttctaaatctgCCAAAAGTACCAGAGAATTTTCTGAATCCAGAATTGACACTGTTAATGCCATGAATgagagtctaaaattagtttCAGATAAATTTAGCAAGGGAAGATCAGAAAGCCAATCCTTTCCTAAGTTTATTCTTTCTCAAAATAGGGACACCGTAATGGCACCAAGGAATGTCACAACTGGTAATGGGGTAGTTTATGAAATGGGAACTTCATCAGGAGGAGGCCATTTCCAGCATGAAGGTATACCGGGGAATCTGGAGCAGCAGGTAAAATCACCTGCTGAATCTCTTCATCAGAAAAGTTCGGCTGTTTCACCATCTTTTCAGCATGATGTAGGTTCAAGTTCTAAAATTGTGCCACGTAGATATGACAGTGGAAAGTCTCCTGTACACTCCTTCATATGGCAGCAAGAAGAGCTTAATCAACCAAGCCAGCTTGTTACATCTAAAGAACACtggaaaaatactaaatttcaaagttattCTGAGTCTTTGGTcgatgaaaagaaaatcagtCACTCCTTAGATTTCAGAAGATCCGGAACTGCACCATCAAGGCAAAATAATATGCCTTTGCTATTGCATGATCCCTCAGTAAGCAATAATCAACTACCAGTTGTTGTTGGTAAACAGTGTGAGAATCTGCAAAATCGTCATGGTAATAGATCTTTTCCAAACTGGAGCAGTCATTCAGAGTCAAACAAATTAGGAAAATTACTTCATGATTTTTTCTCGGTACGACGAATTGCAGGTTCTCTTCCTGATGTGGATACAATGGGAATATGCACTACTGTAGATTCTGTGGGGCAGCTATCTGGACATCCTTCGAAGTTTTCGCAGATGACACACCATTTTATGATCACTAAGGAGACTGGTGTCAACTTGTTAGAAGGAGGGGAAATGTTTAGAGACTCAACCTTTTCCACCAACATCAAAGGAAAAATGCTCAATGAATTCTTCAGTTTGTCTCCTGGTTTTGGTTTCCGTGTCCAGCATGGAGTGAAACTGCAACCTCTGGAAAGTTCCACAGATAGCAAGGGAATAGAAGATTTTGGAGATGTCAAGACTTCTACTGTTTGTTTACAGAATGAATCGCCTGCTGAAACTGATACTATGGACATGGATGTTTTCCagaaagaccatttttctt GTGTGGTTTCTTCCCCAATAACTGAG ATTACAAAAGGTGCTCAAGTGTCATCAACATCACAAGCGGTGCTTGCTCCATCCACAGAAGAAACTTCAGGCAGATTGCCCAACACTGAGTTACCTGATATAAATGAAGAGCTTCCTACAGTTCTGGCTGTTGCTAGCTCAGCGGATGACAGGGAGACAAGCACCTCGAGAACCCAGAGTTTGGATGTGGATCACCTCCTTTCAGACGCTGAGCCACCCACACATTCCAAATCCATTGCTTTCCGAGGTGGTCATATAGAATTGGACCCAAGCATCAGATGGGTTAAACGTCTCAAGTTGAGTGCTTCAGATACTTATGCTCACAGTACTAAGAACTCAAAAATGGAAGAAGCTTCTTCTCATGAAAAAGTTAACAAGTCCTTCAGCAAAATTGTAAAATGCGGTATGACTAGTTCAGAACCGACAATTGGGAAATGGCCAGGCCTTGGTAAAGAAGCAATGGTTCTGGATCAGACTGCTGGGTTATTAAGGAATGACGAGTCCTTTTCCACTGAATATGTGAGGATGACACAAGATGTGACTCCTTTGAATCCTTGGATTCGGAGATGGTGCCACCAGAGAGATCTGTCAACAAAGAAGAACAATGAATCACTGGTTTGTCAGCCACAGAGTTCCAATGCATCATTAGCGGAACTTCGAAAGAAGCAGTTTCCAAGCATTGCTGCCATGGCTCTAATGGGGAAGGCCTTGAACAGTTTTCAACCATTTGAATTTAGGAAAAGGGGGACGTATGTTGTCTGGAATACTTAG
- the LOC102628277 gene encoding uncharacterized protein LOC102628277 isoform X2, with translation MSDHVVQSDHDSDGTAKESLHFHQSAWMSHWMHSSCKPKSQGLDMLSRGCPYREDRNSQQLGPEIPPKISKSAKSTREFSESRIDTVNAMNESLKLVSDKFSKGRSESQSFPKFILSQNRDTVMAPRNVTTGNGVVYEMGTSSGGGHFQHEGIPGNLEQQVKSPAESLHQKSSAVSPSFQHDVGSSSKIVPRRYDSGKSPVHSFIWQQEELNQPSQLVTSKEHWKNTKFQSYSESLVDEKKISHSLDFRRSGTAPSRQNNMPLLLHDPSVSNNQLPVVVGKQCENLQNRHGSLPDVDTMGICTTVDSVGQLSGHPSKFSQMTHHFMITKETGVNLLEGGEMFRDSTFSTNIKGKMLNEFFSLSPGFGFRVQHGVKLQPLESSTDSKGIEDFGDVKTSTVCLQNESPAETDTMDMDVFQKDHFSCVVSSPITEITKGAQVSSTSQAVLAPSTEETSGRLPNTELPDINEELPTVLAVASSADDRETSTSRTQSLDVDHLLSDAEPPTHSKSIAFRGGHIELDPSIRWVKRLKLSASDTYAHSTKNSKMEEASSHEKVNKSFSKIVKCGMTSSEPTIGKWPGLGKEAMVLDQTAGLLRNDESFSTEYVRMTQDVTPLNPWIRRWCHQRDLSTKKNNESLVCQPQSSNASLAELRKKQFPSIAAMALMGKALNSFQPFEFRKRGTYVVWNT, from the exons ATGTCTGATCATGTTGTACAGTCAGATCATGATAGTGATGGAACGGCTAAAGAGTCTTTGCATTTTCACCAGTCTGCTTGGATGTCTCATTGGATGCACTCTAGTTGTAAGCCCAAAAGCCAGGGTCTTGATATGTTGTCGCGCGGCTGTCCGTACAGGGAAGACAGGAACAGTCAGCAGCTTGGCCCTGAGATACCACccaaaatttctaaatctgCCAAAAGTACCAGAGAATTTTCTGAATCCAGAATTGACACTGTTAATGCCATGAATgagagtctaaaattagtttCAGATAAATTTAGCAAGGGAAGATCAGAAAGCCAATCCTTTCCTAAGTTTATTCTTTCTCAAAATAGGGACACCGTAATGGCACCAAGGAATGTCACAACTGGTAATGGGGTAGTTTATGAAATGGGAACTTCATCAGGAGGAGGCCATTTCCAGCATGAAGGTATACCGGGGAATCTGGAGCAGCAGGTAAAATCACCTGCTGAATCTCTTCATCAGAAAAGTTCGGCTGTTTCACCATCTTTTCAGCATGATGTAGGTTCAAGTTCTAAAATTGTGCCACGTAGATATGACAGTGGAAAGTCTCCTGTACACTCCTTCATATGGCAGCAAGAAGAGCTTAATCAACCAAGCCAGCTTGTTACATCTAAAGAACACtggaaaaatactaaatttcaaagttattCTGAGTCTTTGGTcgatgaaaagaaaatcagtCACTCCTTAGATTTCAGAAGATCCGGAACTGCACCATCAAGGCAAAATAATATGCCTTTGCTATTGCATGATCCCTCAGTAAGCAATAATCAACTACCAGTTGTTGTTGGTAAACAGTGTGAGAATCTGCAAAATCGTCATG GTTCTCTTCCTGATGTGGATACAATGGGAATATGCACTACTGTAGATTCTGTGGGGCAGCTATCTGGACATCCTTCGAAGTTTTCGCAGATGACACACCATTTTATGATCACTAAGGAGACTGGTGTCAACTTGTTAGAAGGAGGGGAAATGTTTAGAGACTCAACCTTTTCCACCAACATCAAAGGAAAAATGCTCAATGAATTCTTCAGTTTGTCTCCTGGTTTTGGTTTCCGTGTCCAGCATGGAGTGAAACTGCAACCTCTGGAAAGTTCCACAGATAGCAAGGGAATAGAAGATTTTGGAGATGTCAAGACTTCTACTGTTTGTTTACAGAATGAATCGCCTGCTGAAACTGATACTATGGACATGGATGTTTTCCagaaagaccatttttctt GTGTGGTTTCTTCCCCAATAACTGAG ATTACAAAAGGTGCTCAAGTGTCATCAACATCACAAGCGGTGCTTGCTCCATCCACAGAAGAAACTTCAGGCAGATTGCCCAACACTGAGTTACCTGATATAAATGAAGAGCTTCCTACAGTTCTGGCTGTTGCTAGCTCAGCGGATGACAGGGAGACAAGCACCTCGAGAACCCAGAGTTTGGATGTGGATCACCTCCTTTCAGACGCTGAGCCACCCACACATTCCAAATCCATTGCTTTCCGAGGTGGTCATATAGAATTGGACCCAAGCATCAGATGGGTTAAACGTCTCAAGTTGAGTGCTTCAGATACTTATGCTCACAGTACTAAGAACTCAAAAATGGAAGAAGCTTCTTCTCATGAAAAAGTTAACAAGTCCTTCAGCAAAATTGTAAAATGCGGTATGACTAGTTCAGAACCGACAATTGGGAAATGGCCAGGCCTTGGTAAAGAAGCAATGGTTCTGGATCAGACTGCTGGGTTATTAAGGAATGACGAGTCCTTTTCCACTGAATATGTGAGGATGACACAAGATGTGACTCCTTTGAATCCTTGGATTCGGAGATGGTGCCACCAGAGAGATCTGTCAACAAAGAAGAACAATGAATCACTGGTTTGTCAGCCACAGAGTTCCAATGCATCATTAGCGGAACTTCGAAAGAAGCAGTTTCCAAGCATTGCTGCCATGGCTCTAATGGGGAAGGCCTTGAACAGTTTTCAACCATTTGAATTTAGGAAAAGGGGGACGTATGTTGTCTGGAATACTTAG